A single genomic interval of Drosophila virilis strain 15010-1051.87 chromosome 2, Dvir_AGI_RSII-ME, whole genome shotgun sequence harbors:
- the phu gene encoding alkaline phosphatase, translating to MILQLFALGALIALAGGLVLPTREAERHMHPEYRADPASRWVERSKRAYMPEMTFSSQRVEQYADYWRGIAHQTLEQQLESKMRLNTQLAKNLILFLGDGMSIPTITAGRVYLGGEEKQFAFEQFPYVGLSKTYCANMQVADSACTATAYLGGVKANYGTVGVTAAVHMKDCHGQSQPENHVASIAEWAQRQGMATGLITTTSVTHASPAGVYAHIAHRNWENDADIKADEADPTICEDIASQLVNSQVGQNLNVILGGGRQNFLPEHVRDPNGVLGRRKDGRNLIEEWQRQHTNSAHYVHTRRQLLELSNQTTRVLGLFAPYHMPYHLDADVQEQPTLEEMVQAALKILQRQSAGRGYFLFVEGGRIDHGHHDTLALRAIDETAEFDKSVRWARTHSSMEDTLIVVTSDHSHTMSLAGYSSRKNDIFGINDGQLAADDLPYATLSYANGPGYNTNYLKEGGAIKRKNLRSINMKNKDFMFPTAVPLESETHGGDDVAVFASGPYAQLFSGVYEQHFIPHAMAYASCLSDSRSMCSDAGITRRPH from the exons ATGATCTTGCAACTTTTCGCACTTGGCGCACTCATTGCGCTGGCCGGCGGACTTG TACTGCCCACACGCGAAGCTGAGCGACACATGCATCCGGAATATAGAGCCGATCCAGCCAGTCGATGGGTAGAACGCTCCAAGCGCGCCTACATGCCGGAGATGACATTCTCATCACAAAGGGTGGAGCAGTATGCGGATTACTGGCGCGGCATCGCCCACCAGAcactggagcagcagctggaaagCAAAATGAGGCTGAACACACAGCTGGCCAAgaatttaatattgtttttggGCGACGGAATGTCCATACCAACAATAACGGCGGGTCGCGTCTATTTGGGCGGTGAGGAGAAACAGTTTGCCTTCGAGCAGTTCCCCTATGTTGGGCTGAGCAAGACGTACTGTGCCAACATGCAGGTGGCTGATTCGGCGTGCACGGCAACCGCCTACCTTGGTGGCGTTAAGGCCAACTATGGAACTGTAGGCGTCACGGCTGCTGTGCACATGAAGGATTGCCATGGCCAATCCCAGCCGGAAAATCATGTAGCGTCTATTGCGGAATGGGCCCAGCGCCAGGGCATGGCCACGGGTCTGATCACAACGACATCAGTGACACACGCCTCGCCGGCAGGTGTCTACGCCCACATAGCTCATCGCAATTGGGAGAACGACGCAGATATTAAGGCGGACGAGGCTGATCCAACTATCTGTGAGGACATTGCATCACAGCTGGTCAACAGTCAAGTGGGTCAAAATCTGAATGTCATTTTGGGCGGGGGACGCCAAAACTTTTTACCTGAACATGTCAGGGATCCGAACGGAGTTTTGGGACGCCGCAAAGACGGACGTAATCTCATCGAAGAATGGCAGCGACAGCACACCAACAGCGCCCACTATGTACACACACGTAGACAGTTACTGGAGCTATCCAATCAGACGACGCGCGTGCTTGGCTTATTCGCTCCATATCATATGCCCTACCATCTGGATGCGGATGTCCAAGAGCAGCCGACGCTGGAGGAGATGGTGCAGGCGGCTTTGAAAATCCTACAGCGCCAGAGTGCCGGACGTGGCTACTTTCTGTTCGTCGAGGGAGGACGCATCGACCATGGACACCACGATACGTTGGCCCTGCGCGCCATTGATGAGACGGCAGAGTTCGACAAGTCAGTGCGTTGGGCACGCACGCACAGCAGCATGGAAGATACATTAATTGTGGTCACCTCGGATCACTCACACACCATGTCGCTTGCAGGCTACTCAAGTCGCAAGAACGACATATTTGGCATCAATGACGGTCAACTGGCAGCCGATGATTTGCCATATGCCACGCTAAGCTATGCCAATGGACCTGGCTATAATACCAACTATTTGAAGGAAGGCGGAGCCATCAAGCGCAAGAATCTACGTTCCATCAACATGAAAAACAAAGACTTCATGTTCCCTACAGCGGTGCCGCTGGAGTCTGAGACACACGGCGGTGACGATGTGGCCGTCTTCGCCAGTGGACCATACGCTCAGCTCTTTTCCGGCGTCTACGAACAGCACTTCATACCACACGCCATGGCCTATGCATCCTGCCTGAGCGATTCACGTAGCATGTGCTCAGATGCAGGTATAACCCGGCGACCGCATTGA